Below is a window of Chthoniobacterales bacterium DNA.
CCCCGAAGAGCGCCGCTCCAAGGAAAAGCAGATCTCCGACTCCGCCGCCCGGCTCGAGGCCGCGAAGACGCGGATGAAGCAGATCGAGGTCGAGCGCGGCAAGCTGCAGGTCGACGCCCAGGCCAAACGCGACGCGATCGCGCGCTACAAGACGCAGCAGTTCCAGACCCGCAAGAACGAGGAATTTGCCGCTCTCGGCCACGAGATCGCCGCCGCGGAGAAGGTGATCGTCGGCATCGAGGACCGCGAACTCGAGCTGATGGAAGAGGCGGAGACTCTTCGCCCCGCCATTGCCGAGGCCGAACGCGCCCATTCCGAGGAGAGGACGAAACTCGAAGGCCAGCTTGCGGAACTCACCCGGAAGACCGAAAACATTCAGACGCGCGTCGCCGAACTGTCGGCCGGTCGTCCCCCGCTCACCGAGGGCCTCGACGAGGATTTGCTCGATCTCTACACCCGCCTCTTCAAGAGCAAGAACGGCGCCGTCGTCGTCGAGCTCGAGCACGAAGTCTGCACCGGCTGCCACATGAAGGTCACCACGCAGACCTCGCTCGGCGTGAAGGCCGAGAAGGCAATCGTGCACTGCCCGAACTGCGGGCGCATCCTGCACCTGCCGGCCTAGTTCGCCGCCATTCGCTCCAGCGCCACGTAGCCGACGAGTTGCGCCGGGGCGAAAATGCCGGTCATCGCGCCGAGCCCGCGCGGCTCACGTCCGCTGGTGCCCCGAGAACTCGAAACTGTCGACGAGAGCCTGCCAGCTCGCCTCGATGATGTTCTCCGAGACG
It encodes the following:
- a CDS encoding C4-type zinc ribbon domain-containing protein, translating into PEERRSKEKQISDSAARLEAAKTRMKQIEVERGKLQVDAQAKRDAIARYKTQQFQTRKNEEFAALGHEIAAAEKVIVGIEDRELELMEEAETLRPAIAEAERAHSEERTKLEGQLAELTRKTENIQTRVAELSAGRPPLTEGLDEDLLDLYTRLFKSKNGAVVVELEHEVCTGCHMKVTTQTSLGVKAEKAIVHCPNCGRILHLPA